The following coding sequences are from one Microcoleus sp. AS-A8 window:
- a CDS encoding response regulator: MVCYQSLSLDELQVLVVESDPDSRYLLTLLLEEYGVEMIAATSTDEAIKILKQLKLDLLISEIRLPKEDGYSLMHKVKTLKMQKQVQIPAIPLTTYARKGDRAHGLSVGFEEHLPKPFDINKLITTVTCLTQHV, encoded by the coding sequence ATGGTGTGTTATCAATCTTTATCGCTCGATGAGCTGCAAGTCCTCGTTGTTGAGAGTGACCCTGATTCTCGATATCTGCTGACCCTGTTGTTGGAAGAGTATGGCGTCGAGATGATCGCAGCAACATCGACAGATGAAGCTATAAAAATCCTGAAACAACTTAAACTAGACCTTTTAATCAGTGAAATTCGGTTGCCCAAGGAAGATGGCTACTCGCTGATGCACAAAGTGAAAACCCTTAAGATGCAAAAGCAAGTCCAGATTCCAGCAATTCCTCTGACAACATACGCCAGAAAAGGCGATCGCGCCCACGGTCTATCGGTCGGCTTTGAGGAGCACTTACCTAAACCGTTTGATATCAACAAGTTAATCACAACAGTTACTTGCCTAACTCAACACGTTTAA
- a CDS encoding DUF3370 domain-containing protein: protein MLPFLPIFTQTQAASTPIPTPAPQVEIVQPQPVRILPGKLDTVPVFNSNSPELVQKEGILLSTFPPDGKSTPSAHLNFPFKRRFDIFAHHIAKPPTPEDLRTLYLGIIVYNPGRKSVNVDILQAASYLSQPDAPFIELPSFVENPTGTVYAGPGSRVMNDILRGQRQVGFPSRLVIPPRQSRMLLNLPIPVRTLEPPLNGRSTLMRLHSGGSVYAASLARYAPVDAQGNERPPTLEEWQTLLDTGELAGPRDRIPTPPDATTERIIYGRVAGVAQGSQWQVKLVDRPHAQYLSIPAPGQAFSYGLSTLPGGKLGTGQSQSARMLVRYPDTAYFAHGNYGVQYSLTLPLMNPTRNTQIVTLALQTPIKQDELQGGLRFLEPPSNQVFFRGTVQVRYTEDTGLPQNRYVHLIQRRGQQGEPLVTLKMPPSAQRLVQVDFLYPPDASPPQVLTVRTLEQ from the coding sequence ATGCTGCCGTTTTTGCCCATTTTTACCCAGACTCAAGCTGCTTCGACGCCAATCCCTACACCTGCACCCCAGGTAGAAATCGTGCAACCCCAACCCGTGCGAATACTTCCTGGAAAACTAGATACTGTCCCGGTATTCAATAGCAACAGTCCTGAACTGGTACAAAAAGAAGGCATTTTACTCTCCACCTTTCCCCCTGATGGCAAAAGCACCCCCAGTGCTCACTTAAATTTTCCTTTTAAGAGACGCTTTGATATCTTTGCCCACCATATTGCTAAACCCCCGACACCCGAAGATTTGCGGACTCTTTATCTGGGGATTATTGTGTACAATCCGGGGCGTAAGTCCGTCAATGTCGATATCTTGCAAGCGGCAAGTTACTTGAGTCAACCGGATGCGCCGTTTATTGAGTTGCCGTCTTTTGTAGAGAATCCTACGGGTACTGTTTATGCCGGTCCTGGCAGTCGTGTCATGAATGATATCCTGCGTGGACAACGGCAAGTCGGGTTTCCTTCCCGGTTGGTGATTCCCCCCCGGCAAAGCCGCATGTTGCTGAATCTACCCATTCCTGTGCGGACGTTGGAACCTCCATTGAATGGTCGTTCCACCTTGATGCGGTTGCACAGTGGCGGGTCAGTGTACGCTGCCAGTCTCGCCCGCTATGCCCCTGTTGATGCACAGGGTAACGAGCGTCCTCCTACCTTGGAAGAATGGCAGACGTTACTGGATACAGGTGAACTAGCAGGGCCACGCGATCGCATTCCGACGCCTCCTGATGCCACCACCGAGCGAATCATCTATGGTCGTGTTGCCGGTGTGGCTCAAGGTTCTCAATGGCAAGTCAAGTTGGTGGATCGTCCTCATGCTCAATATTTAAGTATCCCCGCGCCTGGACAAGCCTTTTCCTACGGGCTGAGTACCCTCCCTGGCGGCAAATTGGGCACAGGTCAAAGCCAGAGTGCGAGAATGCTGGTACGTTATCCAGATACGGCTTACTTTGCTCATGGGAACTATGGGGTGCAATATAGCCTAACTTTGCCCCTGATGAATCCTACTCGGAATACTCAAATCGTCACTCTGGCGCTTCAGACACCGATTAAACAAGATGAACTTCAGGGAGGGTTGCGCTTTTTAGAACCACCCAGCAACCAGGTTTTTTTTCGGGGTACTGTTCAAGTCCGCTATACTGAAGATACTGGATTGCCCCAGAATCGTTATGTACATTTGATCCAACGGCGCGGTCAACAAGGGGAACCCTTAGTAACCCTGAAGATGCCTCCTTCTGCTCAACGTTTAGTCCAAGTAGACTTCCTTTATCCTCCAGACGCTTCTCCACCGCAGGTTTTGACGGTGAGGACGTTAGAACAATAA
- a CDS encoding Crp/Fnr family transcriptional regulator gives MVTENRLLAALPRELYKKLAPNLKRVSLKQGTILHHPGETIKNLYFPIDCLISITVTMNDGSTAEAGMVGNREVVGVNAFMGGRETTQTEYIIQIAGSAIQVEAQPLLEEFDRNKDLRDVLLRYTQALIAQISQTTGCNSLHVLDQRLARWLLESQDRINSDDLKLTQEFLGHMLGVRRAGVTQAAQKLQEKNLIRYHRGHVQIIDQQGLESFSCECFRVIREEYDRLLGAKDRDG, from the coding sequence ATGGTTACTGAAAACCGCCTGCTTGCCGCCCTGCCCCGTGAGCTATACAAAAAGCTTGCCCCCAACCTGAAGCGAGTCTCGCTGAAACAGGGCACCATACTCCACCATCCGGGCGAGACGATCAAGAATCTCTATTTCCCCATCGATTGCCTGATCTCGATCACAGTCACCATGAATGACGGCTCCACGGCTGAGGCGGGTATGGTCGGCAACCGTGAAGTGGTCGGCGTCAATGCCTTCATGGGCGGAAGGGAGACTACACAGACGGAATACATCATACAAATAGCAGGCAGCGCAATCCAGGTAGAGGCACAGCCGTTGCTGGAGGAGTTCGATCGCAATAAGGATCTGCGTGACGTGCTGCTGCGCTACACACAAGCCCTGATCGCCCAAATCTCGCAGACCACAGGCTGCAACAGCCTCCACGTTTTAGACCAACGCTTGGCACGCTGGCTGCTCGAATCCCAAGACCGCATTAACTCAGATGACCTTAAGCTTACCCAGGAGTTCCTCGGTCACATGCTGGGCGTGCGCCGCGCTGGTGTCACCCAAGCCGCCCAAAAGCTTCAGGAGAAGAATCTGATCCGGTACCACCGAGGCCACGTCCAGATCATCGATCAACAGGGGCTGGAATCTTTTTCCTGCGAGTGTTTCAGGGTTATTAGAGAGGAATATGATCGCTTGCTCGGAGCAAAGGACAGAGATGGCTGA
- the galE gene encoding UDP-glucose 4-epimerase GalE, translated as MSQGKSTILVTGGAGYIGSHAVLALIQAGYEVIVLDNLSYGHRELVEQVLKVKLIVGDISDRALLDQLFTTHNITAVMHFAAFIAVGESVTDPAKYYRNNVAGTLTLLEAMVAASINKFVFSSTCALYGVPKTIPLVEDHPQDPISPYATTKWMVERMLSDFDQAYGLKSVCFRYFNAAGADPTGLLGEDHTPETHLIPLVLLAALGKRESVSIFGTDYATRDGTCIRDYIHVTDLAQAHVLGLEYLVKQGDSEVFNLGNGSGFSVREVIETTQEVTGKAINIVECDRRPGDPPVLVGSSDKARKVLGWHPQYPKIKDIVTHAWQWHQQRHGSSFSREIPELPDEGTTGTRQKAEGTR; from the coding sequence GTGTCTCAGGGAAAATCTACCATTTTAGTAACAGGGGGGGCCGGATACATTGGCTCCCACGCTGTATTAGCTCTGATTCAGGCAGGTTACGAGGTAATCGTTCTGGATAATCTGTCCTACGGCCATCGAGAACTTGTGGAACAGGTGTTGAAGGTTAAGTTGATTGTGGGTGATATTAGCGATCGCGCCCTTCTCGACCAACTATTTACAACACACAATATTACGGCGGTGATGCATTTTGCGGCTTTTATTGCCGTCGGTGAATCTGTCACCGATCCCGCCAAATATTACCGCAACAATGTCGCAGGTACCCTGACGCTTTTAGAAGCAATGGTGGCCGCTTCTATTAATAAGTTTGTATTTTCTTCTACTTGCGCTCTTTATGGGGTACCAAAGACGATTCCCCTGGTAGAAGACCACCCTCAAGACCCCATCAGCCCCTATGCAACTACCAAGTGGATGGTGGAGCGAATGTTGTCTGATTTTGATCAAGCCTACGGTTTAAAGTCTGTGTGTTTCCGCTACTTTAACGCCGCAGGGGCGGACCCAACTGGCTTGCTGGGTGAAGACCACACGCCTGAAACTCACCTGATTCCACTGGTACTTTTAGCGGCTTTGGGTAAACGGGAATCCGTATCTATTTTTGGTACCGATTATGCTACCAGAGACGGCACTTGTATCCGGGATTATATTCACGTCACCGACTTGGCTCAAGCCCATGTTTTAGGTCTAGAGTACTTAGTTAAACAGGGAGATAGTGAGGTATTTAATCTAGGAAATGGTAGTGGCTTTTCTGTGCGAGAAGTGATAGAAACGACCCAGGAAGTCACGGGAAAAGCCATCAACATCGTAGAATGCGATCGCCGACCGGGCGACCCACCTGTCTTAGTGGGCAGTAGCGACAAAGCCAGAAAAGTTTTGGGTTGGCATCCTCAATACCCCAAGATCAAGGATATCGTAACTCATGCATGGCAGTGGCATCAGCAGCGGCATGGATCTTCCTTTTCACGGGAAATCCCGGAACTTCCAGATGAGGGAACAACAGGCACTAGGCAGAAGGCAGAGGGCACCAGGTAA
- a CDS encoding PAS domain-containing protein, translating into MNATVFTQQVEAMSNRLAKLYQGINTSSSLPPTLLPSALKELGIASERLEVAAEMLQQQNQRLLLADQTMEALQQRYQALLEFIPDACLLTDAAGTIQEANSAAAKLLNLSQSLLIGRSLTSFVTHEIRQQFQTQLQQLQQRQWKHKWQVRLQPYEGTVFNVTLLVEVNSAEANQPLTLRWLLRHPSDCHAVEAPEQAESKATEGYPVHLYHKGEIVPLNPQVIWQVRSGLVKLTTFSPSGQEVLIGLAGPSAPFSSTLTALPLYEATALADTQLWCIPLSEFANSPELKQRLLPQISKRLKQTESLLAVYGQTRVPDRLYSLLELLKQEIGQPVANGTRLSVRLTHEELATACCTTRVSITRLLTQLQLQKKLSLDSQHHLILKG; encoded by the coding sequence ATGAATGCCACTGTCTTTACTCAACAGGTCGAAGCGATGTCTAATCGCTTAGCCAAGCTGTATCAAGGAATTAACACATCCTCTTCACTGCCACCGACTTTACTGCCATCAGCCCTGAAAGAACTCGGTATTGCATCTGAGCGACTTGAGGTAGCTGCCGAGATGCTACAGCAGCAGAATCAACGGTTATTATTGGCTGACCAGACTATGGAAGCCTTGCAGCAGCGCTACCAAGCGTTGTTGGAGTTTATCCCCGATGCTTGCCTGCTCACAGATGCAGCAGGCACGATTCAGGAAGCTAATTCGGCGGCTGCCAAGTTGCTTAACCTCTCGCAATCGTTGCTGATTGGTCGGTCACTAACGTCTTTCGTCACTCATGAAATTCGCCAACAGTTTCAGACCCAGTTGCAGCAACTCCAGCAAAGACAGTGGAAACACAAGTGGCAGGTTCGCTTGCAGCCCTATGAAGGTACGGTGTTTAATGTCACTCTACTTGTAGAGGTCAACTCTGCGGAAGCCAACCAACCGCTGACCCTGCGTTGGCTGTTGCGCCACCCCAGCGATTGCCATGCGGTCGAAGCACCAGAACAGGCAGAGAGCAAGGCCACTGAGGGTTACCCTGTGCACCTCTATCACAAGGGGGAAATCGTGCCTTTAAACCCTCAGGTAATTTGGCAGGTTCGTTCGGGACTGGTGAAGCTCACAACATTTTCTCCTAGCGGTCAAGAGGTGTTAATTGGGTTAGCCGGTCCCTCAGCCCCCTTTAGTTCGACGCTGACTGCCCTGCCACTCTATGAGGCAACAGCCCTCGCCGATACTCAGCTATGGTGCATTCCCTTGAGCGAGTTTGCGAACTCTCCTGAACTCAAGCAGCGCCTTTTACCCCAAATTAGCAAACGACTCAAACAAACGGAATCGCTGCTAGCGGTTTACGGACAAACACGAGTTCCAGACCGCCTGTACAGTTTATTAGAGTTGTTGAAACAGGAAATTGGGCAACCTGTAGCGAATGGTACTCGGCTGAGTGTTCGTCTAACGCATGAAGAGCTTGCCACTGCCTGCTGTACAACCCGAGTCAGCATTACTCGGTTGCTGACTCAACTGCAACTGCAAAAGAAGCTGAGCTTAGACTCCCAGCATCACCTGATTTTGAAGGGATAG
- a CDS encoding signal peptidase I codes for MPPKVVSGNASVEGANRWGWFLGHFITPSDDPRSTPLLEVKWGVHQAGDGRTQWATNIEATTLSILIKGRFRLQFPEQEFLMSREGDYVLWLPGVPHYWSAEEDSTVLTVRWPSKPEDSREIPG; via the coding sequence ATGCCGCCTAAAGTTGTTTCTGGAAACGCCAGTGTTGAAGGTGCGAATCGATGGGGTTGGTTCCTCGGTCACTTTATTACTCCAAGCGATGACCCTCGTTCCACCCCCCTTCTAGAAGTGAAATGGGGTGTCCATCAAGCTGGAGACGGCAGAACCCAGTGGGCCACGAACATTGAAGCAACCACACTTTCCATCCTCATTAAGGGACGATTTCGCCTTCAATTCCCGGAGCAAGAGTTCCTAATGTCTCGTGAAGGCGATTATGTTCTCTGGCTGCCGGGGGTGCCTCATTATTGGTCTGCTGAAGAAGATTCTACTGTTCTGACTGTCCGATGGCCCTCGAAGCCAGAAGATAGCCGAGAAATTCCTGGGTAA
- a CDS encoding M24 family metallopeptidase yields the protein MNPLNEEVSRKLELIRNALTETGATGVRLKGTDWFAWATAGASNTVLLTAETGVAEVLVTLRDAWVLTDEIEAQRLEDEELSADFKLHVSPWAEAAARESFMREVTNEGKVISDRPIPHIEKRLPASLQQHKRVMMSSELDRYREVGRKASEAMTEVLSKAQPTWTEYQLAGAGAEALWARGLHPAVTLVAGERRLPLYRHATATGEAIGRVAMMVFCARGYGLFANLTRFVSFGALGDEHTQLHSHVREIESQVLNLCKPGTSLDAVYHALNQAYEQHGFPHAIQEHHQGGTTGYLAREIVATPTTTDSLVEGIPMAWNPSLPGAKVEDTFVILQDGKLENLTFDPNWPSVEIEGRLRPVPLEVG from the coding sequence ATGAATCCATTAAATGAAGAAGTCTCCCGCAAACTGGAGTTAATCCGGAATGCCCTAACTGAAACTGGAGCCACAGGTGTTCGCCTGAAGGGAACAGACTGGTTTGCTTGGGCAACGGCTGGCGCTTCCAATACCGTGTTGCTCACGGCTGAAACCGGAGTGGCAGAAGTGTTGGTAACGCTTCGAGATGCCTGGGTATTGACGGATGAAATTGAAGCCCAGCGTTTAGAAGATGAGGAACTTTCGGCGGACTTTAAGCTGCACGTTAGCCCTTGGGCTGAGGCTGCGGCGCGTGAGTCTTTTATGCGAGAGGTGACGAATGAAGGGAAAGTGATCAGCGATCGCCCCATCCCTCATATCGAGAAGCGATTACCCGCGTCTCTACAACAGCATAAACGGGTAATGATGTCAAGTGAGCTAGATCGATATCGCGAAGTCGGACGTAAGGCGAGTGAAGCGATGACGGAGGTACTCTCAAAAGCTCAACCGACCTGGACAGAATATCAGCTTGCGGGTGCAGGTGCCGAGGCATTGTGGGCAAGAGGGTTGCATCCGGCGGTGACTTTGGTGGCTGGCGAGAGGCGTTTGCCGCTTTACCGTCATGCTACCGCGACTGGGGAAGCGATCGGACGCGTCGCGATGATGGTATTTTGCGCTAGGGGATATGGTTTGTTTGCAAATCTTACCCGTTTTGTGAGTTTTGGTGCCCTTGGGGATGAACACACCCAATTGCACAGCCACGTCCGAGAAATTGAATCCCAAGTGCTGAATTTGTGCAAACCTGGAACATCTCTGGACGCAGTTTATCACGCCCTAAATCAGGCTTATGAACAGCACGGATTTCCCCATGCAATCCAGGAACATCACCAGGGAGGCACAACAGGATATTTAGCACGAGAAATTGTGGCAACTCCTACTACGACTGACAGTTTAGTCGAGGGCATTCCTATGGCTTGGAATCCAAGTTTACCGGGAGCAAAGGTTGAAGATACTTTTGTGATTCTCCAGGATGGAAAGTTGGAAAATCTCACTTTCGATCCCAATTGGCCAAGTGTTGAGATAGAAGGACGGTTGCGTCCTGTGCCTTTGGAGGTTGGATAA
- a CDS encoding glycoside hydrolase family 2 produces MHSLGKQLENCYELACDPATRGNSCQSDTAYPRPQLRRDHWICLNGSWKFLFDDAGQFVQPSDISEWTHSIEVPFAPESAKSGIGDTGFHPNCWYQREFDLPKGEERVLLHFGAVDYRARVWVNGQFMADHEGGHTPFSIDITPVLNENGVQRVTVWAQDDPFDLAKPRGKQDWQLEPHSIWYPRTSGIWQTVWAEVVPTTYIDRIRWTPHFERWEIGFEAFVAGKQYDGLQVKVKLTAHCHLLVNDTYEVINGEIHRRIALSDPGIDDYRNELLWSPEKPTLIDAEIQLWYEGKLLDEVKSYTAMRTVAIQRDRFMLNGRPYYLRLVLDQGYWPDTLMTAPSDEALRRDVELVKSMGFNGVRKHQKIEDPRFLYWADVLGLMVWEEMPSAYRFTPKAVERITKEWTEVINRDASHPCIVVWVPFNESWGVPDLTATDAHQHCVQALYHLTKTLDPTRPVIGNDGWESAATDILAIHDYDNKPTRLFKRYGPEVKLSDLFDRQRPGGRVLTLDGHPHNGQPIMLTEFGGIAYAAPEEPDAHKIWGYVRSSNVSELEIRYTALLSVVNKVELFSGFCYTQLTDTYQEANGLLYADRTPKFPLEAIAYATLGRGEEEEEDAMLSSSKAKWSPEENVFPAVKPGWASNDSIQQIPHCGRHPAS; encoded by the coding sequence ATGCACTCGTTGGGTAAGCAGCTGGAAAATTGCTATGAATTGGCCTGCGATCCCGCTACCAGGGGTAATTCTTGCCAGTCCGATACCGCATATCCGCGTCCACAGTTGCGGCGTGACCACTGGATTTGTCTCAATGGTTCGTGGAAGTTTCTATTTGACGACGCTGGGCAATTTGTTCAACCCAGTGATATCTCTGAGTGGACTCATAGCATTGAAGTTCCCTTTGCTCCAGAATCCGCTAAAAGTGGAATCGGCGACACGGGTTTTCACCCCAACTGCTGGTATCAGCGCGAATTTGACTTACCCAAGGGTGAGGAGCGGGTGCTACTCCATTTCGGGGCTGTAGACTATCGTGCTCGTGTTTGGGTCAACGGTCAATTTATGGCTGACCATGAAGGCGGACACACCCCGTTCAGCATCGACATCACACCTGTGTTGAATGAAAACGGAGTACAGAGGGTAACCGTCTGGGCGCAAGATGACCCCTTCGATCTGGCTAAACCACGTGGTAAGCAGGATTGGCAGCTAGAGCCACATAGTATATGGTATCCACGCACTAGCGGCATTTGGCAAACGGTTTGGGCTGAGGTTGTCCCTACCACCTATATTGATCGCATCCGTTGGACGCCGCACTTCGAGCGGTGGGAGATTGGCTTTGAAGCCTTTGTCGCGGGTAAGCAGTACGATGGTCTACAAGTGAAGGTCAAACTGACAGCCCATTGTCATTTGCTGGTGAACGATACCTACGAGGTAATCAACGGGGAAATTCACCGACGCATTGCCCTGTCTGACCCGGGTATCGACGACTACCGCAACGAATTGCTCTGGAGTCCTGAGAAGCCAACCCTAATCGATGCGGAAATTCAACTGTGGTACGAGGGCAAACTGCTGGATGAAGTGAAGTCCTATACAGCAATGCGGACAGTGGCGATTCAGCGCGATCGCTTCATGCTCAATGGGCGTCCCTACTATTTACGCTTAGTTCTAGACCAAGGCTACTGGCCCGACACCCTGATGACGGCACCCTCTGATGAGGCGTTGCGGCGCGATGTCGAGTTAGTCAAGAGCATGGGCTTCAACGGCGTCCGCAAGCACCAAAAAATTGAAGACCCTCGGTTCTTGTATTGGGCAGATGTGCTGGGCTTGATGGTTTGGGAAGAGATGCCAAGTGCCTATCGCTTCACGCCCAAAGCTGTGGAACGAATTACAAAAGAGTGGACTGAGGTGATCAATCGGGATGCCAGCCACCCCTGTATCGTGGTGTGGGTGCCGTTCAATGAATCCTGGGGCGTTCCTGATTTAACAGCGACAGACGCTCATCAGCACTGCGTCCAAGCGCTTTATCATTTGACCAAAACTTTAGACCCGACTCGTCCAGTCATCGGCAATGACGGCTGGGAGAGCGCAGCCACTGACATTTTGGCTATCCATGACTACGATAATAAGCCAACTCGGCTGTTCAAGCGTTATGGGCCAGAAGTCAAGTTATCAGATTTGTTTGATCGCCAACGTCCGGGAGGGCGTGTTCTCACCCTTGATGGTCATCCTCATAACGGGCAGCCGATCATGCTCACGGAGTTTGGTGGCATTGCTTATGCCGCTCCTGAAGAGCCTGATGCTCATAAGATCTGGGGATATGTGCGGTCGTCGAATGTCTCCGAGTTGGAAATTCGGTATACAGCGCTACTCAGCGTGGTTAACAAAGTCGAACTGTTCAGCGGATTTTGTTACACCCAGTTAACCGATACTTACCAGGAAGCCAATGGTCTATTGTATGCAGACCGCACGCCGAAGTTTCCGCTGGAAGCGATCGCCTATGCCACTCTAGGCAGGGGCGAGGAGGAAGAGGAAGACGCTATGCTCTCTAGCAGCAAAGCGAAATGGTCCCCAGAGGAAAATGTATTCCCAGCGGTTAAACCCGGATGGGCGTCCAATGACTCTATACAGCAGATACCCCATTGCGGAAGGCATCCAGCCTCCTAG
- a CDS encoding sugar nucleotide-binding protein, producing the protein MKREPITISPLEVWAGVECTVNRVGDQYFDQLELNGHASRIDDLDLFAELGVRSIRYPVLWERTAPNGKMSADWSWADERLGRLRELGIRPIVGLVHHGSGPRHTSLIDPAFPEKLAEFARAVAERYPWVENYTPVNEPLTTARFSGLYGHWYPHGRDGLTFARALLTECRATVVAMRAIREVNPAAQLVQTEDLGKTHSTPLLAYQAEFENERRWLSFDLLCGRLHRSSIIWNHLCDLGVDEAELQWFLDNPCPPDVLGINHYLTSERFLDEHTENYPACSHGGNGIHKYADVEAVRVCAEGTAGTRVLLKETWERYGLPLAITEVHLGCTREEQLRWLKEVWDGAVWLRHEGVDVRAVTAWSLLGAYNWNSLVTRAEGYYEPGVFDLRGPRPRPTAIARMVRDLATRYESDHPLLETPGWWHRPERLLYPSVSCRPKDLGFETEDWRLGTRQDDSQSLAHPPSTIHTPKSVRPLVIIGARGTLGKAFARVCDVRGIPYHLLTRSEMDITNPASVDTALTQLNPWAIVNAAGYVRVDDAEREPDICLRVNAEGPAILAQSCAHRGVALLTFSSDLVFDGTGANPYVESNAVAPLNVYGRSKALAEARVLKAYPSSLVIRTSAFFGPWDEYNFVTIALRQLAAGHRFIAADDSVISPTYVPDLVNASLDLLIDGECGLWHLANNSAIAWAQLARLAASMAGVDASGVEARPTRELGLTAPRPTYSVLGSERGVLLPSLDHAMARYFDERQKV; encoded by the coding sequence ATGAAGAGAGAGCCAATTACTATCTCACCCCTAGAGGTGTGGGCTGGAGTCGAATGCACCGTTAATCGCGTCGGCGACCAATATTTCGACCAGCTGGAGCTAAACGGTCATGCCTCCCGCATAGATGACCTCGACTTATTTGCAGAATTGGGTGTGCGTAGCATTCGCTACCCCGTACTGTGGGAGCGGACTGCACCCAACGGTAAGATGAGTGCTGACTGGTCATGGGCAGATGAGCGGCTTGGGCGTTTGCGTGAACTCGGTATTCGTCCCATCGTGGGTCTAGTTCACCACGGCAGCGGCCCTCGCCATACCAGCCTCATCGATCCAGCCTTTCCTGAGAAACTTGCTGAGTTCGCCCGTGCGGTTGCAGAGCGTTATCCGTGGGTAGAAAATTACACACCTGTCAACGAGCCACTGACGACGGCACGTTTCAGCGGACTGTACGGTCATTGGTATCCTCACGGACGGGATGGGTTAACCTTCGCTCGTGCCTTGCTTACGGAGTGCCGCGCCACTGTGGTTGCGATGCGGGCAATTCGTGAGGTAAACCCTGCCGCGCAACTGGTGCAGACGGAGGACTTGGGTAAAACCCATAGCACACCGCTTCTCGCATATCAGGCAGAGTTTGAGAATGAGCGCCGCTGGTTGAGCTTCGATTTGCTGTGCGGTCGCCTGCATCGCTCTAGCATAATATGGAATCACCTGTGCGACTTGGGTGTGGATGAAGCCGAACTACAGTGGTTTTTGGACAATCCTTGCCCACCAGACGTGCTTGGAATTAACCACTACCTCACGAGTGAACGCTTCCTAGATGAACACACAGAGAACTATCCAGCTTGCTCTCATGGCGGCAATGGTATACACAAATACGCAGACGTAGAAGCAGTACGTGTCTGTGCTGAGGGGACAGCCGGAACCCGTGTACTCCTGAAAGAAACATGGGAGCGCTACGGGCTGCCGTTGGCTATAACTGAGGTACACCTCGGCTGCACCCGTGAAGAGCAACTGCGCTGGTTGAAGGAAGTTTGGGATGGGGCGGTTTGGTTGCGGCACGAGGGCGTGGATGTGCGGGCGGTGACGGCTTGGTCTCTCCTCGGTGCCTACAACTGGAATAGTCTGGTAACTCGCGCTGAGGGTTACTACGAGCCAGGGGTGTTCGACCTGCGTGGCCCACGACCCCGACCCACAGCAATTGCCCGGATGGTAAGGGATTTAGCCACTAGGTACGAGTCCGATCACCCGTTACTTGAGACACCAGGCTGGTGGCACCGACCTGAGCGACTGCTCTACCCATCAGTCAGTTGTCGCCCAAAGGATTTAGGTTTCGAGACTGAGGACTGGCGACTAGGGACTAGGCAAGATGATTCTCAATCTCTAGCTCATCCACCATCCACCATCCACACTCCCAAATCAGTACGTCCCCTGGTAATCATTGGAGCGAGAGGGACTCTGGGCAAAGCCTTTGCCCGTGTGTGTGACGTCCGAGGTATCCCATACCACCTGCTGACTCGCTCAGAAATGGATATTACTAACCCCGCTTCCGTTGATACGGCTCTTACTCAATTAAATCCATGGGCGATTGTGAACGCGGCAGGGTACGTTCGTGTGGATGATGCGGAGCGCGAACCTGACATCTGCCTGCGTGTAAACGCTGAGGGGCCTGCTATCCTCGCGCAAAGTTGTGCTCATCGGGGAGTGGCGCTGCTCACCTTCTCATCAGACCTTGTATTTGATGGGACTGGTGCCAACCCTTATGTAGAAAGCAACGCAGTTGCACCTCTTAATGTGTATGGTCGCAGCAAAGCTCTGGCGGAGGCGAGGGTTTTAAAGGCTTATCCATCATCGCTAGTAATCCGCACGAGTGCATTCTTCGGGCCGTGGGATGAGTACAATTTTGTTACCATTGCACTACGCCAGTTGGCGGCTGGGCATCGGTTTATAGCCGCAGACGATTCTGTGATTTCGCCTACCTATGTGCCGGATTTGGTGAATGCTAGTCTAGATCTGTTAATTGACGGCGAGTGCGGCTTGTGGCACTTGGCTAATAATAGCGCGATCGCGTGGGCCCAGTTGGCGCGGCTGGCTGCTTCTATGGCTGGTGTTGATGCATCTGGTGTTGAAGCTCGTCCTACACGAGAACTTGGTCTTACCGCTCCCCGTCCAACGTACAGCGTTCTCGGTAGCGAGCGTGGTGTACTACTCCCCAGCCTGGATCATGCCATGGCCCGATATTTCGATGAGCGCCAAAAAGTTTAG